CCCTCCCCCGCTCGTTCCTCGCGACCCCTCCCCCTAAACTGCCTGGGGGAGGGGTGGTGGCCCAGGTTGGTTACCGGTGGTGTGATCCGGGGTATCTGTATGGATGTACTCTAAAAGGATTCGGAAGACGACGGCTGAGCTGGACGCTCGGGCGAAAGAGCTGCGGCGGCGGGAAACGCCGGCGGAGCGGGTGCTGTGGCGGCGGCTGCGGAAGGCGCAGGTGATGGGCTACAACTTCCGGCGACAGCACCCCGTCGGGCGTGCCATCCTCGACTTCTACTGCCCAAAAGGTCGCCTCTGCGTGGAGCTGGACGGGCCGATCCACGACCGCACGCACGAGTACGACGCCGCGCGGGACGCCAACCTCGCCGCCCACGGCGTCCGTGTCATACGCTTCCGCAACGGCGAGATCTTCGCCGACATCGAAGACGTCCTCGCCCGCATCCGCG
Above is a window of Longimicrobium sp. DNA encoding:
- a CDS encoding DUF559 domain-containing protein, whose amino-acid sequence is MYSKRIRKTTAELDARAKELRRRETPAERVLWRRLRKAQVMGYNFRRQHPVGRAILDFYCPKGRLCVELDGPIHDRTHEYDAARDANLAAHGVRVIRFRNGEIFADIEDVLARIRAALPAPRDPEPADHPSPR